DNA sequence from the Halichoerus grypus chromosome 8, mHalGry1.hap1.1, whole genome shotgun sequence genome:
CATAGCATCATTTGTCATTTTCTCTAGTCTCGTGCTTTCACAGATTCCATCGTCTTTCTAAAACTACGGCCACCTCTCTTAGGAAGactttggttatttgtttttatttttgccactTCTGACACTATCCTTTAATGTTGTTATTGTAGTTTTTTTCAtactttaatgttttaatattagtGCCAAAGAGTTCTTTTGTGGCTTTCCCATTATATAAGAATCACCCACTTGGAATGTCCTTCTTTTCCCCCTACCCCATTTGCCAAAAAAAACCCTACTTGAGCCAGAGTTTCAGCTTGTTGGCTTCTCTGTGAAGCAGACCTTCTCTATTTTAGCAATTaccactttgttttttaattgtttgcaCATCTACTTTCACACTGGGTTATAAACGTCTGAAGGCAAGGGTTAGGTATTTTAAACTTTGTATCCTTGGTTCATTTCACTTAGTGaacacttaaatatttgttgattaaaggGACAGTAAAACATTTAAGCCAAACACAAAGATGGATCTGTTGTTCATCATCCCTCTTCAGCTCTATCCTGCAGGTGTTACCATGATACCATTTTCTTACCATCAAGGAAAATATGGCACCTTTCTTTGAAAGGCCTTGGgtgtttatatatctttatattctGGGACCATCCTTAGGTCATGCCTCATACATCAGTCCCAAAGAGTTCTTCTGTGCCAGTTTCATTACATGTGAATCAGCCCAAAAATTGTGAAGATCTGTTTGTGCCCCTCATGTACTTGACTATTACATTTCTTTCCAGAGGGATAGCTGAATTTTCTTAATTGGTCAAATATTTGAACTATCTTGTACTATGAATTTTTATAGGTGTTTATTTCATATTGGTATTTTAAACCCTAAATGTGACTAAGTATGCATGAGAGATTAGGATAAGGCATcttaaaatgttccttttcataaagaagaattttaagagaTAAGGTTATTTCAGAGACACCCCCCCAACATTGTGTCAGTGCTCATTTAAGAATTACTAATCTCTCTTTTTTGACAGTGGTATTATTCAGCACGACTTGATTTTCTCCCTTCAACAAACAGAATGTGTCCTCAAACCAGTTGAATCTTCAGATATGAAAATGACTCAGCTATTCACCAAAGTTGAATCAGAAGATACAAGTAGTCTCTTTGATAAACTTAAGAAGGAACCCGATGCTTTAACTTTGCTGGCCCCAGCTGCTGGAGACACAATCATATCTTTAGATTTCGGCAGCAATGGTGGGTCTTTAGTTATTCTTTTGATTGCTTAAAAACTATGTCTGTTGGTACAAGCCCATTTTAACTGAACTTGGACATGTTTTTGTTGGTAATCATATGGACATTGTAGtcttatatgttttgtttttcaaagtttttttcaatatttgcttaaatatttttGCCCCTATAATTTCTCAGCATTCCTGCTTCTGTCACAGTGTTGGAACTTGTGCTTTAAAGGGTTCTTAGGTATTTCTTCTTCCCACTTTAATGTTTCTCCGCTACTCTGTTTCTATATCCTATTGCCATATTTTCTCCACAATGTAGCAGTTATATTGCAGTAAGCGCAGTTCATTAAAGGATAAATAGTCATACCATAATATcaaacattgaaaataaaaactacttttcAAAGTTGGTTAAGTTTTAATGAATAGAAGGTATGAAAAGGTTGGAATTGCAGGGGTTTTTATGCCATAAATATAATAGAAGCTGTCAATAGTAGATTGGAAAGATAACTCAGACTTATGTTTATACTGTAATATCTGTAAACTTTCTGATTAAGGAAAATTTGGTAACATTTTTGTTTGATTTAGACCTTTTATAAAACGGGGCATACATTTCtgtatattattaaaatctaGCTATTCTTTAAATtgactaataatttttttccctatagaCACAGAAACTGATGACCAACAACTTGAGGAAGTTCCGTTGTATAATGACGTAATGCTCCCCTCATCCAACGACAAATTACAGAATATAAATTTGGCAATGTCTCCCTTACCTGCTTCTGAAACTCCAAAGCCACTTCGAAGTAGTGCTGACCCTGCACTCAATCAAGAAGTTGCATTAAAATTAGAGCCAAATCCAGAGTCCCTGGAACTTTCTTTTACTATGCCCCAGATTCAAGATCAGCCAGCTAGTCCTTCTGATGGAAGCACTAGACAAAGTTCACCTGAGGTAGGTGTCATGATATAAGAAGAGGATAactttcatattttaatgttcaggaatgtatttataaaatgaatacaaaaagtCTTGAATTTAGACATCCACAGAGAACAGTGTGTGTGCCTGTAATTGCTCCAAGCCCATCGATACTACCCTTTGAGTTGGAGAATTGTCAAGTAGCAAAAGGCTTATTTTAGCGAAGCTTCAAAAGGAAAGGACCCTAAGCTATTTGCCTAATTTAGCCCAATTTCCATTACTGTTCTGGATTAGTGTAACATGAAAATACCAAGTCTTACCCAGAGTAAATACCTAATAACTATCTTTATTCAAGTTCTGTCTTGATAATAGTTTTTCTATAAACACTGAAGATAGTCTTTGAGGGCTAGGCTGAGGCCAAGACTAAAGATGTCACATAGGGTTCTATTTCTAAATCTAGAATGATTCCACTTCGGAGCTTCCTACGTCTAAAAATATGCTCAGGATTAGGGCAGCTCAGACTTGAGTATTATGACCTGTGATGCGCAAGTAAGTCTTAATAAGTGGtgaataattttacattaaatatttatcagttcAGACTGGCAAGTGAAGAGTAGGAGATTTGACATCTCACAGCCTTCTGGAGAATATATTTTGTACTGTGGTTACTCTGCTTACCCAGGATAAAAATCTATTGattcgttttgtttttaatctaacAAAGATGTTAAAATGAGGGAAGCAGAAGTTTATGCTTAGACTATGTAGTTACAGTTTATTGGTTAGAATCCTTGCTCAGAACTCCTAAAATAGTACTGCATTCATTAAGGTGAAGGCAAGCAGAAGAACTTAagtctccacccctcccccaccccagaataCATGTGAGATTTTTAGGTACATCCCCACAGAAGTGTGGCTTCTCAGAACAAAGGTAGATTCCAGTGAGTGTATTGTTGGCCAATTAGATACCATGTGGGAGTTGAATTATTAGAGGAGTTTTATTCTTCAGAAGAAGCAGATGAATGTTATCTTTTAGtcctaattttataaatgatgttACACAGTCAGAAATGTATATATTGgcaaaattagttaaaaatgtaAGCTCAAAAGTTTAACTTCTCACTAGTTAGATAAAATGTGATGGAAGAGATGGACTTTGTTAGGGATTCTCTGAGGTGTGCTTTGAGAATTCTAACAACTAGCAAAATATATGCATGTTTCCTCAGGGAAATGTAAACACATTGAATTCCTTTTACAGCCTAACAGTCCCAGTGAATATTGTTTTGATGTGGATAGTGATATGGTCAATGAATTTAAGCTGGAATTAGTAGAGAAACTTTTTGCTGAAGACACAGAAGCAAAGAATCCATTTTCCACCCAGGTATAGGAACTTGTTTATTATATTCTCTAttaaactttattaatttttagtttgaaGTGATTCTGggtttaacttctttttcttttataagatgTGGCCATTGTAAAACTCATGTACTTGTTGCTTTAAAGGACACTGATTTAGACTTGGAGATGTTAGCTCCTTATATCCCAATGGATGATGACTTCCAGTTACGTTCCTTCGATCAGTTGTCACCACTGGAAAGCAGTTCTACAAGCCCTCAGAGTGCGAGCACAGTTACAGTATTCCAGCCTACTCAAATTCAAGAGCCTCCTGTTACCACTACCAGTACCACTGCTACCACTGATGAATTAAAAACAGTGACAAAAGATGGTATAGAAGACATTAAAATATTGATTGCATCTCCATCTCCTACCCATGTACCTAAAGTAACTACTAGTGCCACAGCATCACCATACAGTGATACTGGAAGTCGGACAGCCTCACCAaacagagcaggaaaaggagTCATAGAACAGACAGAAAAATCTCATCCAAGAAGCCCTAACGTGTTATCTGTCACTTTGAGTCAAaggtatttatatataacattaaagttactgttcttttattatttttgagaaaatgtgtgTGGTGGTAACTTATTTCTAAACATAGCTAACTTTCTGATAAATATGCTTTAAGAACATTAAATTGACATACAAATTCTGGTAAAACAAGCactcaaaaaaatgtttctaaattaacttgtgtatttattttcttgaaaataaccATATCACCTATCTAAATGTAGGAGGTAGGAGTGTCTTCCagtacctttaaaaaatgtaatgcagTTCTTAACTGTACAAAAATTGGCCCAGTTTCTTGTAGTTGTTTAAATCAGACTAGTTAACTGTCCTCCACTGTTTCTGTCTCTTTGGGTTATTTTAAAGCTTACCTGAATAAAAGACCTTCCAACTTAAGGGTATTTCCAATTCCCCATTTCAAATTAAGCCTGATAGTCTTCAGTCCCCAGTATTCAATACAGGTATTTACAagccttcttttaaaatgtatgtataattgcttttatttttcatgacataTTTACAGAACATTAGCTATATTATAAGTTAAATAAGTGTTTAAGAGCTAACAGGAATCTAAGCATGATGTAGGATGTTGCTTTTATGGAGTTAGTTTGAGCAAATACCTGTACACCACCCAAATTTTAAGTTATAATTtctatatataacttttatagtgggatttgatattttaaatttgaggCTGTAGTCAGAGGAAACAAGTTTTAGCTAGTCAGTGGGGCAGTTTGTGGAGGAAAGAAACCATTAATAACAATAGCAAGAAAAAAAGCACTGCCATAACAAGACTTTATGGCTTTTTTCTCTTGCCCTTCATCACTATTTTGACCTAGAATGCTAGGAGGAACCTTTCCCAGAACTAGGAAAAGATCTTGGGGCTTTagtttaacaaaaaaattttaaaatgtaatgtttaCATTACTTTATAAATTAGTATGTCACCAACTGACTTTAGACTCTGAATTCCTTTAAGGCAGTGACAATGTCTTAGACATTTTCATGGTACTAATACTTAGTACAGTAATGTAATGTGTAATACTTGCTCAGTAAATGGTTattagatggatagatggatgaatgaatatagTTATAGAATTGGCAGTGACCTTGAATTTGCAGTTTACTGTTAGCTACAGAGGACTATGGGATGTTCAGTTTTCTGAACAACTGTGTACCTGTCAAAACCAAAGTCTAACATCTAGTCACTTTAGCAAGTTTTTTTTCACATTAGTTCCAAAATAGTATACACTAAACACTTTTTAAGAGATGAACTTACCTTGAAGAAATATAGAGGCTTTTTCTTTACTACTACTGAAATGATATTTACATGACAGAGTTATACTTCataaagataatatatttatataggaATTTTAAAACCTGCCTATCTGTATAGTGAGGGtttcatagaattttttaaaatagaaaacaaaacctcATGTAGGAGAGCAATTTGAATAATGTATCACTTATCCATATGGCATTCTTAACTATATGGAACAGAGCAAGGAGCTATTGTGATTGTGtatgggctggggagaggagttcttgaaaagacaaaacagatAACAGAATTCATGTGCCTGATGCATAAAACAGTTCTTCACTatttaatactaattttaaatgCAGATAGTTCAGTTTTGATAACCAGATCAATACTGAGGACAAAGTGGCTTAGTGGAAAAGATTACTGGGAGAGGAGTGGGTATCAGATCTAGAATGTACTTCCATATCTGCAACTAACTAGGTAACTTAAAGTCCCATTGCTAACAAGCTTCAggtttctcatttataaaataggtgCTATATACCTCCTTATCTTGGAGATTGGTGTGAGGCTAAAATGAACTAATGAACATGCaatgttttataaacaaaaacaCTATACAAATGTGAAGTTAATCTTGTATTCCTGTAGTCCCAAGAATATCTGTGTATTTTACTGGGTGGAATGAAGAATCAGTATTTCACTTTAACCTACAAAAATATCCATTTAGTTCTGTTCAGATCTATTTTATAAATAGGTGAatgcatattttaagaaattttgttttaaaaattgagctttgacttttaaataaactttagtAATCAGTAAAGTTCTCttacatacaacattatattccTTAATGTTGGCAAGCAggcattatatattttcaaaaacaagttagttggatattttaaaaataataaagtaaccgtattttttttcagaactaCCATTCCTGAGGAAGAACTAAATCCAAAGATACTAGCTTTGCAGAATGCTCAGAGAAAGCGAAAAATAGAACAGGATGGTTCACTTTTTCAAGCAGTAGGAATTGTAAGTGTGAGAGtacatgtttgtttttctgttctagCTAATGTGTTGTATATAAGtaattctttgtttcttccaaatACAAAAGTTGTATTTTCAGAGGTTAAACATTCTTTCACTTTGTATGCactatttcataaaaatacatttaatgaatACATTCTCTTTGTAAAAATTCCAAACAGTACAGAtgtattttaagtgaaaagtGAATTTCTCCACTCATTCACCACCAGTcttgttctctttgctttcagTTACTTTCCCATCTTACCCCCCAAAAACAGTAGTTAATGTTAATTGTCAGGGATGGTGTAATTCATACTGATATTTTCAGATCATATTAACTAGAAAGCATTTATAGAAACAATTGCCGTAATGAGTGGCAAATAATTTTATCATAgtattaagagaaagaaaaataatttagggCTGTATTTAAGAAATCTGCCTACATACTGTTATTACACTTAAGCTGATTTCAGcgtttttgattttaaaaaatttcaacacAGTAAAACTGAAATAACTTTACTGTTTCTAGGGAACATTATTACAGCAGCCAGACGATCGTGCAACTACCACATCACTTTCTTGGAAACGCGTAAAAGGATGCAAATCTAGTGAACACAATGGAATGGAGCAAAAGACAATTATTTTAATACCCTCTGGTTAGTTTGTTCTTTCTACCCTTGAACATCCCACAGAGAATTAAAATCTATGAAACTTTATTTAGAAGCTTTACTGTCAGTGAGAGTGATTTTCATTCTTCAGCATCATTAAAAGTAATGTTAGCGGTGGTAATGCAGGAATAGCTATTTCAAGATGGAACTTTCAATTTTTAGTAATTATCTTTTATATATCTGTGTCTATATCAGTATTAAATAGAAGCTGAAACTTGTACATTTTTATGCCTTATTCAAAACTGATTTATCACTCCTTTGTGCCATCATTGTGTCCTTTAAATGCTTCTGACATAGCACCAGTAACACTTTATTGCACTTACTTGTTTACATAGCTCTGGTTTTCCCCTAAAACCAGACTAAACCATAGTCTAAAAACCCAgagcttatttgctttattttcctgcAATATTTATAGTATAGTGAGTGTTCAATAATATTCATTGACTAGGTGAATGAATACTTACGCAtgtctttgtttttcagatttagCATGTAGACTGCTGGGGCAATCAATGGATGAGAGTGGATTACCACAACTGACCAGTTATGATTGTGAAGTTAATGCTCCTATACAAGGCAGCAGAAACCTACTGCAGGGTGAAGAATTACTCAGAGCTTTGGATCAAGTTAACTGAGCTTTTTCgtaatctcattcctttttttggaCACTGGTGGCTCATTACCTAAAGCagtctatttatattttctatatctaGTTTTAGAAGCCTGGCTACAATACTGCACAAACTTGGTTAGTTCAATCTTGATCCCCTTTCTACTTCATTTACATTAATGCTCTTTTTTAGTACATTCTTTAATGCCAGATCACAGACAGCACGTTTTCACAGTTCCTTGGTATTTAAACCATTACATTGCAGTAGcgtcatttttaaaatgcacctttttatttatttattttgggctAGGGAGTTTGTCCCTTATcgaattatttttaataagatgccaatataattttttttaagaaggcagTAACCTTTCATCATGATCAGTTTGAAAAATTTTTACTCagttttttcacattttacataaaCAATAATGATTTGCCAGCAGTACACGGTAGCCACAATTGcacaatatattttcttaaaaaaataccagcAGTTACTCATGCAATATATTCTGCATTTATAAAACTagtttttaagaagaaattttttttttggcctatgaAATTGTTAAACCTGGAACATGACTTTGTTAATCATATAATGATGATTCTTAAATGCTTGTATGGTTTATTATTTAAATGGGTAAAGCCATTTACATGATATAGAAAGATATGCATATATCTGGAAGGTATGTGACATTTATTTGGATAAAATTCTCAATTCAGAGAAATGATCTGATGTTTCTGTAGTCACTTTGCCAgctcaaaagaaaacaatatcCTATCTGTAGTTGTGGAAGTTTATGCTAATATTGTGTAATTGATATTAAACCTAAATGTTCTGCCCACCCTGTTGGTATAAAGATATTTTGAGCAGATtgtgagcaagaaaaaaaatcatgctttgTTAGCAAAATTGCCTAGTATGTTAATTTGCTCAAAATTTGATGTTTGGTTTTATGCACTTTGTCGCTATTAACATCCTTCTGTTTTCATATAGATTTCAATAATTGAGTAATTTTAGAagcattattttagaaatatatagttGTCACAGTAAACATCTTGTTTTTCTATGTGCATTGTAcaaatttttcattccttttgctttttgtgGTTGGATCTAACACTAACTGTATTGTTTTGTTACATCAAATAAACATCTTCTGTGGACCAGGCCCCCTTTGATCAgcttttatgttaaaatatttgcttCAGTGCCTCCAACTCATAAAATTGATTACCAAcaatttaattatgaaaattacATCAATAATgattatttctacatttattttgtcACTTTATACTGTGTCCCTAAAGTCATGTTAAGTAAAATCAAATTATAATGTTCCACTGTAAAAAAATACGCTTTTAGAAAAGAAACTTGtcatttataaatttatgaaCCTATTAAAGTAAAGCTGATTTTAATGCTTTAATCCCAGGTGAATGGGATGAGTGAAGCAAATCCTGAACATTATAGTTACATAATGTTGTAAGGGCTAGAAGTGCCTCTAAAGATTTCCAAtctattcccatttcatagatgaagaaatgtaGACCTCAAATGATAATCGACTTGTCCCAAGTCTTCAAGGTAATAAATGGTACACCAAAGATTTAAACTTAGGTCTTCTGACTGTGATATGAAACTAGAACAAACTTcgcattttttgttttaatgatactgtatatatttttaaaataactttactcattttttcctgtatttttttttatggaatagctatatttcttttttaaaaaaatttttta
Encoded proteins:
- the HIF1A gene encoding hypoxia-inducible factor 1-alpha isoform X1 codes for the protein MEGAGGANDKKKISSERRKEKSRDAARSRRSKESEVFYELAHQLPLPHNVSSHLDKASVMRLTISYLRVRKLLDAGDLDIEDEMKAQMNCFYLKALDGFVMVLTDDGDMIYISDNVNKYMGLTQFELTGHSVFDFTHPCDHEEMREMLTHRNGLVKKGKEQNTQRSFFLRMKCTLTSRGRTMNIKSATWKVLHCTGHIHVYDTNSNQSQCGYKKPPMTCLVLICEPIPHPSNIEIPLDSKTFLSRHSLDMKFSYCDERITELMGYEPEELLGRSIYEYYHALDSDHLTKTHHDMFTKGQVTTGQYRMLAKRGGYVWVETQATVIYNTKNSQPQCIVCVNYVVSGIIQHDLIFSLQQTECVLKPVESSDMKMTQLFTKVESEDTSSLFDKLKKEPDALTLLAPAAGDTIISLDFGSNDTETDDQQLEEVPLYNDVMLPSSNDKLQNINLAMSPLPASETPKPLRSSADPALNQEVALKLEPNPESLELSFTMPQIQDQPASPSDGSTRQSSPEPNSPSEYCFDVDSDMVNEFKLELVEKLFAEDTEAKNPFSTQDTDLDLEMLAPYIPMDDDFQLRSFDQLSPLESSSTSPQSASTVTVFQPTQIQEPPVTTTSTTATTDELKTVTKDGIEDIKILIASPSPTHVPKVTTSATASPYSDTGSRTASPNRAGKGVIEQTEKSHPRSPNVLSVTLSQRTTIPEEELNPKILALQNAQRKRKIEQDGSLFQAVGIGTLLQQPDDRATTTSLSWKRVKGCKSSEHNGMEQKTIILIPSDLACRLLGQSMDESGLPQLTSYDCEVNAPIQGSRNLLQGEELLRALDQVN
- the HIF1A gene encoding hypoxia-inducible factor 1-alpha isoform X3; its protein translation is MRLTISYLRVRKLLDAGDLDIEDEMKAQMNCFYLKALDGFVMVLTDDGDMIYISDNVNKYMGLTQFELTGHSVFDFTHPCDHEEMREMLTHRNGLVKKGKEQNTQRSFFLRMKCTLTSRGRTMNIKSATWKVLHCTGHIHVYDTNSNQSQCGYKKPPMTCLVLICEPIPHPSNIEIPLDSKTFLSRHSLDMKFSYCDERITELMGYEPEELLGRSIYEYYHALDSDHLTKTHHDMFTKGQVTTGQYRMLAKRGGYVWVETQATVIYNTKNSQPQCIVCVNYVVSGIIQHDLIFSLQQTECVLKPVESSDMKMTQLFTKVESEDTSSLFDKLKKEPDALTLLAPAAGDTIISLDFGSNDTETDDQQLEEVPLYNDVMLPSSNDKLQNINLAMSPLPASETPKPLRSSADPALNQEVALKLEPNPESLELSFTMPQIQDQPASPSDGSTRQSSPEPNSPSEYCFDVDSDMVNEFKLELVEKLFAEDTEAKNPFSTQDTDLDLEMLAPYIPMDDDFQLRSFDQLSPLESSSTSPQSASTVTVFQPTQIQEPPVTTTSTTATTDELKTVTKDGIEDIKILIASPSPTHVPKVTTSATASPYSDTGSRTASPNRAGKGVIEQTEKSHPRSPNVLSVTLSQRTTIPEEELNPKILALQNAQRKRKIEQDGSLFQAVGIGTLLQQPDDRATTTSLSWKRVKGCKSSEHNGMEQKTIILIPSDLACRLLGQSMDESGLPQLTSYDCEVNAPIQGSRNLLQGEELLRALDQVN
- the HIF1A gene encoding hypoxia-inducible factor 1-alpha isoform X2, translating into MISSERRKEKSRDAARSRRSKESEVFYELAHQLPLPHNVSSHLDKASVMRLTISYLRVRKLLDAGDLDIEDEMKAQMNCFYLKALDGFVMVLTDDGDMIYISDNVNKYMGLTQFELTGHSVFDFTHPCDHEEMREMLTHRNGLVKKGKEQNTQRSFFLRMKCTLTSRGRTMNIKSATWKVLHCTGHIHVYDTNSNQSQCGYKKPPMTCLVLICEPIPHPSNIEIPLDSKTFLSRHSLDMKFSYCDERITELMGYEPEELLGRSIYEYYHALDSDHLTKTHHDMFTKGQVTTGQYRMLAKRGGYVWVETQATVIYNTKNSQPQCIVCVNYVVSGIIQHDLIFSLQQTECVLKPVESSDMKMTQLFTKVESEDTSSLFDKLKKEPDALTLLAPAAGDTIISLDFGSNDTETDDQQLEEVPLYNDVMLPSSNDKLQNINLAMSPLPASETPKPLRSSADPALNQEVALKLEPNPESLELSFTMPQIQDQPASPSDGSTRQSSPEPNSPSEYCFDVDSDMVNEFKLELVEKLFAEDTEAKNPFSTQDTDLDLEMLAPYIPMDDDFQLRSFDQLSPLESSSTSPQSASTVTVFQPTQIQEPPVTTTSTTATTDELKTVTKDGIEDIKILIASPSPTHVPKVTTSATASPYSDTGSRTASPNRAGKGVIEQTEKSHPRSPNVLSVTLSQRTTIPEEELNPKILALQNAQRKRKIEQDGSLFQAVGIGTLLQQPDDRATTTSLSWKRVKGCKSSEHNGMEQKTIILIPSDLACRLLGQSMDESGLPQLTSYDCEVNAPIQGSRNLLQGEELLRALDQVN